In the genome of Chelmon rostratus isolate fCheRos1 chromosome 24, fCheRos1.pri, whole genome shotgun sequence, one region contains:
- the LOC121627537 gene encoding OX-2 membrane glycoprotein-like isoform X1, with protein sequence MTSREFIHLICAFGLFHEGLTALIQTQRTVMAAEGKEAQFSCRLTQSKDVLQVTWQKLLPDGVKILCTFNKYFGQRVNPDFRDKVDFKAAGLQNSSIVIRKVTELDEGCYHCLFNTYREGALTGTTCLHLYELHEPILHVRQSNSSEEALVSCSATGRPAPTVTLRVLQKDRHLSGYSSVSVTNSNGTVTVTTTAVLSASNDSSTQVGCAVRVLSGPQIETSVMFPEVKRSSADGLFEESEPDDDDSSVTWIIVCVFVVFSVCCVAVIISVLLLQQQKKSVSRRDSEDIRTPQKLMEHTHETKAPLMQQESEQVRLRVSTGSKQSKNSPEVSSGTAKCQLF encoded by the exons ATGACATCTCGTGAGTTTATACATTTAATCTGTGCATTTGGACTCTTTCATGAAG GTCTGACAGCTCTGATCCAGACACAGCGGACTGTGATGGCAGCTGAAGGAAAAGAAGCTCAGTTCAGCTGTCGGCTGACTCAATCTAAAGATGTTCTTCAGGTCACATGGCAGAAACTTTTACCTGATGGGGTAAAGATTCTTTGCACTTTCAACAAGTACTTTGGTCAGCGAGTGAATCCTGACTTTAGAGATAAAGTGGACTTTAAAGCTGCTGGACTGCAGAACAGCTCCATAGTGATCAGGAAGGTGACGGAGCTGGATGAAGGCTGCTATCACTGCTTGTTCAACACCTACCGTGAAGGTGCCCTCACAGGTACAACCTGCCTCCACCTCTATG AGCTGCATGAACCCATTCTACATGTGAGACAGTCAAACTCTAGTGAAGAGGCACTTGTGTCCTGCTCGGCCACAGGTCGACCTGCTCCCACTGTGACATTAAGAGTCCTGCAGAAAGACCGCCACCTCTCAGGCTACAGCTCCGTCAGCGTCACCAACAGCAACGGTACAGTCACTGTCACCACTACAGCTGTGCTGTCGGCCTCaaatgacagcagcacacaggttGGATGTGCAGTGCGAGTGCTCTCTGGTCCTCAGATAGAGACGTCTGTGATGTTTCCTGAGGTCAAACGGTCGTCTGCTGATG gtttgtttGAGGAATCTGAGCCTGATGACGATGATTCCA GTGTCACTTggatcattgtgtgtgtgttcgtggtcTTCAGTGTCTGTTGTGTTGCAGTCATCATCTCAGTCCTGCttctacaacaacaaaagaaaag TGTGTCGCGCAGGGACTCTGAGGACATCAGGACACCACAAAAACTGATGGAACACACTCATGA GACCAAAGCCCCTTTAATGCAGCAAGAGAGCGAGCAGGTGAGGCTGCGGGTGTCTACTGggtcaaaacaaagcaagaacTCCCCAGAAGTATCATCTGGGACAGCAAAGTGTCAGCTGTTTTAA
- the LOC121627537 gene encoding OX-2 membrane glycoprotein-like isoform X2 yields the protein MTSREFIHLICAFGLFHEGLTALIQTQRTVMAAEGKEAQFSCRLTQSKDVLQVTWQKLLPDGVKILCTFNKYFGQRVNPDFRDKVDFKAAGLQNSSIVIRKVTELDEGCYHCLFNTYREGALTGTTCLHLYELHEPILHVRQSNSSEEALVSCSATGRPAPTVTLRVLQKDRHLSGYSSVSVTNSNGTVTVTTTAVLSASNDSSTQVGCAVRVLSGPQIETSVMFPEVKRSSADGLFEESEPDDDDSSVTWIIVCVFVVFSVCCVAVIISVLLLQQQKKRDSEDVMSTGTTEKVDSSTASSGTAKHQLF from the exons ATGACATCTCGTGAGTTTATACATTTAATCTGTGCATTTGGACTCTTTCATGAAG GTCTGACAGCTCTGATCCAGACACAGCGGACTGTGATGGCAGCTGAAGGAAAAGAAGCTCAGTTCAGCTGTCGGCTGACTCAATCTAAAGATGTTCTTCAGGTCACATGGCAGAAACTTTTACCTGATGGGGTAAAGATTCTTTGCACTTTCAACAAGTACTTTGGTCAGCGAGTGAATCCTGACTTTAGAGATAAAGTGGACTTTAAAGCTGCTGGACTGCAGAACAGCTCCATAGTGATCAGGAAGGTGACGGAGCTGGATGAAGGCTGCTATCACTGCTTGTTCAACACCTACCGTGAAGGTGCCCTCACAGGTACAACCTGCCTCCACCTCTATG AGCTGCATGAACCCATTCTACATGTGAGACAGTCAAACTCTAGTGAAGAGGCACTTGTGTCCTGCTCGGCCACAGGTCGACCTGCTCCCACTGTGACATTAAGAGTCCTGCAGAAAGACCGCCACCTCTCAGGCTACAGCTCCGTCAGCGTCACCAACAGCAACGGTACAGTCACTGTCACCACTACAGCTGTGCTGTCGGCCTCaaatgacagcagcacacaggttGGATGTGCAGTGCGAGTGCTCTCTGGTCCTCAGATAGAGACGTCTGTGATGTTTCCTGAGGTCAAACGGTCGTCTGCTGATG gtttgtttGAGGAATCTGAGCCTGATGACGATGATTCCA GTGTCACTTggatcattgtgtgtgtgttcgtggtcTTCAGTGTCTGTTGTGTTGCAGTCATCATCTCAGTCCTGCttctacaacaacaaaagaaaag
- the LOC121627675 gene encoding OX-2 membrane glycoprotein-like yields MTWKLTTRNRRAGLTALIQTQQTVMAAEGEEAHFSCRLTQSKDVLQVSWQKQSPTGMENLCSYTTEFGQQVNPDFRDKVEFEAAGLQNSSIVIRKVTELDEGCYHCLFNSYPEGALKGTTCLHLYELHEPILHVRQSNSSEEALVSCSATGRPAPTVTLRVLQKDLHLSGYSSVSVTNSNGTVTVTTTAVLSASNDSSTQVGCAVRVLSGPQIETSVMLPEVKRSSADDGFDEESEPDDSDRSHTWIIMLSLFGACALIAAFTFFLLQPKTPNRDVEMNEMPQTTVRGAHETEASSVQQERDPIRLRASPVKIQASDLPNPSPSTSRRL; encoded by the exons ATGACCTGGAAGTTAACTACACGCAACCGACGTGCAG GTCTGACAGCTCTGATCCAGACACAGCAGACTGTGATGGcagctgaaggagaagaagcTCATTTCAGCTGTCGGCTGACTCAATCTAAAGATGTTCTTCAGGTCTCATGGCAGAAACAGTCGCCCACTGGGATGGAGAATCTTTGTTCTTACACCACAGAGTTTGGTCAGCAAGTGAATCCTGACTTTAGAGATAAAGTGGAGTTTGAAGCTGCTGGACTGCAGAACAGCTCCATAGTGATCAGGAAGGTGACGGAGCTGGATGAAGGCTGCTATCACTGCTTGTTCAACAGCTACCCTGAAGGTGCCCTCAAAGGTACAACCTGCCTCCACCTCTATG AGCTGCATGAACCCATTCTACATGTGAGACAGTCAAACTCTAGTGAAGAGGCACTTGTGTCCTGCTCGGCCACAGGTCGACCTGCTCCCACTGTGACATTAAGAGTCCTGCAGAAAGACCTCCACCTCTCAGGCTACAGCTCCGTCAGCGTCACCAACAGCAACGGTACAGTCACTGTCACCACTACAGCTGTGCTGTCGGCCTCaaatgacagcagcacacaggttGGATGTGCAGTGCGAGTGCTCTCTGGTCCTCAGATAGAGACGTCTGTGATGTTGCCTGAGGTCAAACGGTCGTCTGCTGATG ACGGTTTTGATGAGGAATCTGAGCCTGATGACAGTGATCGCT CTCACACTTGGATCATTATGTTGTCCCTGTTCGGAGCCTGTGCTCTTATTGCTGCGTTCACCTTTTTCCTACTTCAACCAAAAACTCCAAACAG GGACGTTGAGATGAATGAGATgccacaaactacagtcagagGCGCTCATGA GACCGAAGCATCTTCAGTTCAGCAGGAGCGCGATCCGATCAGACTACGGGCATCTCCTGTGAAGATCCAAGCAAGTGATCTCCCAAATCCATCACCCTCAACATCAAGGAGACTATAG
- the LOC121627457 gene encoding OX-2 membrane glycoprotein-like, translating to MKELLGQQWKKMLHILILTGLLFKASSSQITGYGNSTGDYGGDAHYRCTLANPTGVLQVTWQRLFKDESIENLATYSKRFGQQVNEPYQGKVIFTEASLSSTSITLKNITWEDDSCYICSFNVYPDGSKRKQTCLTVQGISQVKTGVEALSSEHEDEDGKEVVFSCSATGKPAPTIEWVYSPGALPLNQPQTATVSNSDHTFTSSRNITLEIPPGWSGHVDCVLNSGMTGQRRERIPFFWHGKEKEEEGKRLSASGVALVVSAVVFILFIAVAAAMKRKRLKGIRRHEDV from the exons cctcGTCCTCGCAGATCACCGGTTATGGTAATTCGACAGGTGACTACGGCGGGGACGCGCACTACAGGTGCACGTTAGCCAACCCGACAG GTGTGCTCCAGGTCACATGGCAGAGGCTCTTCAAGGATGAATCCATTGAGAATTTGGCGACCTATAGCAAGCGGTTTGGGCAGCAAGTTAATGAGCCGTATCAGGGGAAAGTGATCTTCACAGAAGCATCTCTGAGCTCAACATCCATCACTCTGAAGAATATAACGTGGGAAGATGACAGCTGTTACATTTGCTCTTTCAATGTGTATCCTGACGGGTCCAAAAGGAAGCAGACTTGCCTCACAGTGCAGG GAATATCCCAGGTGAAAACAGGTGTGGAGGCTCTCAGCAGTGAACACGAGGACGAGGACGGCAAAGAGGTCGTGTTTAGCTGCTCTGCGACAGGTAAACCAGCTCCAACCATTGAGTGGGTCTACTCACCTGGCGCCCTGCCCTTAAACCAACCGCAGACTGCTACAGTATCCAACAGCGACCACACGTTTACCAGCAGCCGCAACATCACTCTGGAAATACCTCCGGGCTGGAGCGGACATGTGGATTGTGTGCTGAACAGTGGAATGACGGGACAAAGGCGGGAGAGGATCCCTTTTTTTTGGCATGgcaaggagaaggaagaggagg gGAAGAGACTGTCTGCTTCAGGCGTCGCACTGGTCGTCAGTGCTGTCGTGTTTATCCTCTTCATCGCTGTCGCTGCTGCAATGAAGCGTAAGAG GTTAAAGGGCATCAGAAGACATGAAGATGTTTAA